GCATCCTTATACTGTATTTTTCCCTTACATGGAACCTTTCATCCATGAGGGCCTCAAGGTCTATGTAGTGGGGGGCCGCCATGCATATGGTCCCATCATCCTTTAGAAGTGGGTGTGCCGAGTCAAGGAACTCCCTGTAGAGTTTTTCGCTCTCCTCGCCTGCTGTTGAAGCGGATATGCCGTAGGGAGGGTCTGTTACTATGGCATTTACAGGTTCCTGGAGTTTCAGGTCCCTTGCATCGGACCTTATAACCTCGAAGTCTGTTATCCCGTAGTGTCTGAGGTTCTGCTCTGTCCCCTCAACCATCTTCCAGTCTATATCCGCCCCGATGACGTAGATTCCCATGAGCCCTGCCTCTATGAGGATGCCTCCGGTGCCGCAGAAGGGGTCGAGCACCCTGTCACCGGCCCTGACACCTGAGAGGTTAACCATGCACCTTGCAAGCTTGGGGCTCATGGAGCCGGGGTAGAAGAATGGCCTCAGATGGGGTTTTGCCTGGTTGAAGTGGTCCTTGGTGATCTCTGCAAGTCTCCTTGTTATCAGGAACCTTTCACCTGCAAGCACTGGCCTTATGAGTGTCCATGGATCCTCAAGGTCAACGGCTGCACCGGTATCCTCCTTAATGATGGCTCCGAGTCTTCTTTCAAGTTCCTGCGAATCGATTTCCCCGTCAAGTTTCCTTATTCTCACCGCGAAGCTGCCCTCGATGATGTCCTTCCATTCAATTGATCTGAAGGCGTCCTCAATATCATCGACCCCTGAGGATGTGAGGAGCTGGCATACCTCATGTGCATATGCAAGTCTCTCCTTAAGGATCCTGTGGGCCGGGGAGGGTGCATCTATAATTGCGTGGCCCTTCCCTGCCTCCTTTATGCTGAAGCTGATCTTTTCTGCCTCAAGGACTGCCCTGAGTTCTGCCAGGGGGAGGCTGGGGTGTTCCTGTGAGAGTATCACTAGTATTTCCATATGCCGGCCACCCTTTTAAGAAGGAATGATGGAATGATCCTGAAGAGGAGCCCCCTCCTTATGAACTCCTTTATGAGGGGTGTCTGTATGTCCATGTCACCGTACCTTGATATTATATCCTCTGCACCGTACTCCTTCATCTTCCTGAATATGTGGTCCAGGTCATCATCTGAGAGCATGGCGAAGGTCTTCTGGACCCTTAACTGGTTCTTTATCTCCTCACTGTAGATTCTCCTGCACCCCTCCCTGTAGGTTTCAAGTAGCTTTATGTCATCCTCAAGGGCCATCTGGATGGCGTCTGCAGCGGCAAGGGCCGCCCTTGAACTGAGGACTATGCCGCCGCCGGTTGTGGGTTTAACCTGTCCTGCGGCGTCACCTATGACTAGGAGCCTGTCCCTTAGGGTTTCCATTTTATTATCATGGAGGGGTATGAAGCCATGGTACCGTTCAAGGACCTGGAAGTCCGAACTGATACCTGAGAGGAAATCCCTGAGGATGTCTCCTGCATCCCTGAGGGGTCCGAAAAGCCCCACCCTTGCGGTTCTCTCATCCAGGGGTATCCTCCAGATGAAACCCGGTGAGAGTCTGGAGTCCACCTTCAGGTTAACGAAGTCAGTGTCCATTTCATGGTCATTGAACCTTAC
The sequence above is drawn from the Methanothermobacter wolfeii genome and encodes:
- a CDS encoding TIGR01177 family methyltransferase, with amino-acid sequence MEILVILSQEHPSLPLAELRAVLEAEKISFSIKEAGKGHAIIDAPSPAHRILKERLAYAHEVCQLLTSSGVDDIEDAFRSIEWKDIIEGSFAVRIRKLDGEIDSQELERRLGAIIKEDTGAAVDLEDPWTLIRPVLAGERFLITRRLAEITKDHFNQAKPHLRPFFYPGSMSPKLARCMVNLSGVRAGDRVLDPFCGTGGILIEAGLMGIYVIGADIDWKMVEGTEQNLRHYGITDFEVIRSDARDLKLQEPVNAIVTDPPYGISASTAGEESEKLYREFLDSAHPLLKDDGTICMAAPHYIDLEALMDERFHVREKYSIRMHRSLTRVIRVIEKI
- a CDS encoding geranylgeranyl reductase family protein, with product MRDYDVIIMGAGPAGSTLARHLVERGFRVCILEKKKIIGVPLQCAGLVSHRIREVNMLPDEVIINSVRGAFLHSPSGVTLKVSKDRPEAHVIDRTAYDQYLADLAREAGAEIKLKTSVRGFKEKTGTVYVKGQEFSAGVIVDARGSRVARGKYHALQCLVRFNDHEMDTDFVNLKVDSRLSPGFIWRIPLDERTARVGLFGPLRDAGDILRDFLSGISSDFQVLERYHGFIPLHDNKMETLRDRLLVIGDAAGQVKPTTGGGIVLSSRAALAAADAIQMALEDDIKLLETYREGCRRIYSEEIKNQLRVQKTFAMLSDDDLDHIFRKMKEYGAEDIISRYGDMDIQTPLIKEFIRRGLLFRIIPSFLLKRVAGIWKY